The Bradyrhizobium sp. CCBAU 051011 DNA segment GGCCGCGGTCGGCCGCATCGTTGAGACCGTGTCGTCGGCGTCCAGCCAGCTCGAGGTTTCGGCGGGCACGCTCACGGCGACCGCGGAACGCGCGCAGGAACTCGCGACCACCGTCGCGGCGGCTTCCGAGGAAGCTTCGACCAATGTGCAGTCGGTGGCGTCGGCCACCGAGGAGATGGCGTCGTCCGTTACCGAGATCAGCCGCCAGGTCCAGGAATCGGCGCGGATGGCCAATGACGCCGTGGACCAGGCGCGCGTCACCAATGACCGCGTCAGCGAACTGTCGAAGGCGGCAACCCGCATCGGCGACGTCGTCGAGTTGATTAACACCATCGCGGGCCAGACCAACCTGTTGGCGCTCAATGCCACCATCGAGGCGGCGCGCGCCGGAGAGGCCGGCCGCGGCTTCGCCGTCGTGGCCTCCGAGGTCAAGGCATTGGCCGAGCAGACCGCGAAAGCCACCGGCGAGATCGGGCAACAGATCACCGGCATTCAGGCCGCCACCCAGGAGTCCGTGAACGCCATCCAGGCGATCAGCGGCACGATTGAAAAACTGTCGGAGATCTCGTCGACGATCGCGGCCGCCGTGGAAGAGCAGGGCGCCGCGACACAGGAAATCTCCCGCAACGTGCAGCAGGCGGCGACGGGTACCCAGCAGGTGTCGTCCAACATTACCGACGTGCAGCGCGGCGCCAGCGAAACCGGATCGGCGTCCTCGCAGGTGCTTGCAGCGGCGCAATCGCTCTCGGGCGATTCCAACCGCCTCAAGCTCGAGGTCGGCCGCTTCCTAGACTCGGTGCGGGCGGCCTGAGTTCGTCCTGATTGCTCGGTCCGAAGCCGGTTTCTCATGCCGGCTTCGCGACCGCAGACGCTTCGAATCGGAAACGCGAACTGCCAAGCAGCCGGCTTTTGGCTGCAAGAGAAGCAGGAGACATCCCTAGATCGTGAAATTGCGATTGCGGCAGGCGCCGACCAATCGCTCTGAGCGAAACTGGGGCCAATTGTTGCGGGCGAACTTCCGTAATCGGGAAAAAGTGGTAAGACGCAAAGGCATCGTGACGATTTGATGTCAAAAGGTCTGGTGCCAGAAGATCTGCCAATGATCGCTACCGATGGCTCGGATGACCGCCGCGTGTCGTTGCTTGATGAACTAGTTGAGTCTGAGTTCGTAAAGGTTTGCCGGTCTCTGGACGTCGATCGTTTTCAGAGCATCGAAGGACTGGGCGATGCCAAAAGCATTCCGATCGACACCAAGGACTTCGCCGCCGCGTTTGCCTCGTTGAAGCTGAAGTCCTGTTCGGTCTATCTGCAGCGGACGTTCCCGCGAATCCTGCAGATGCATTATTCCACCACCGGCGCGATCCTCGGCTTCACGATGGACGATGCGGCTTCGGTGATCATCAACGGCGTTGAAGCCCGCGCGCCGTCCGTGCTCCTGGTCAAGGGTACCGCGACGTGTGAGATCGTGGAGCAGCAGGCCAATCTGGTCGCGCTTGTGAATTTCGCTTCCATCGACGACCGCGACTGGCCGGGCGATGCCGATAGCGCTCAATTGATCGCGACGCAGCCGGACAAATGCGAAACGCTGCGGGCGACGGTTCGCGATGCCCTGACGCTCGCTTCGCATTCGCCCAATACTTTCGCACAGCCGAACGTGATCGAGCACGTGGAAGAATCGCTCCTGCAGGCCGTCGATCTGGCGATGGCTGCGGCATCGCCCACACCCGAAGCCAAGCGCCTGAGTCTTAGCCACTATCTGGCGCTGGTTCGGAAGCTCGACGAGTTCGTGGCCGACAGCATCGGCAAGACGTTGTACAGCGCCGACGTGGCGCGGCAACTCGGGGTCTCGGTACGGACGCTGCATAATGCCGTGGTTGCGATTCGCGGCATGAGTATGCATCGCTACATGCGGCTGCGGCGGCTGTGGAATGTGCGGCAACAACTGGTGCACGGAACTCCGCCGCAATCGATCAAGGCGGTCGCGCTCACGAATGGCTTCTGGCACATGGGCGAGTTCACCGCGTTGTACCGCGAACTGTTCGGCGAAACGCCGCAGCAGACGTTGTCGGCGGCACGCAAGCAGACGGATGACCCATCATGACGGCGATAAAGCGTGCCGCGCTTCCGTAATACTACGAGTTCCCGGACCGTGCCGCTTTAGATGCTGGTTAACCATCGCATGGAATCCTTGCGCGTATGAGTGCCGCTCTGTGGTGATGCCGCCACAGGAGCCCCTTCGTCCGCCACGAACCAGCTCGTCCAATTCTCTGGCCCGGTGCTTCATCAGTGAGATCCCGCCATCTGCGTGTGGTGGGGAAGGTCATCGATCCCTATGGCCAAACGACCATCTGGGACTAGAGCACCGTAACGCGTTGGGTCCAGTGCTTCGGTGGTTTTGCCCAATTCCATTACGGATGGCTGTTCACTTTGCAATTGGTCAGCTTCGAACAGAATTGGAGTGTGAAATGTCCTGGCTCGATAGTCTCAAGATTGTCGTAAAGATCGGTCTGATCGTGGCCTTCCTGGGTATCGTGATGGTCGGAGAAACGCTCTTTGCGGCCCATCGCATGCGAGCAATGGACGACGCGAGCAACGATATCGTAACGCGGGTCGATAAATACACGACTCTGGCAACGCGCATGGGCCGCCGCGCCGAGAGCTATATTTCAGGGGCATTTCAGCTTGCAGTCGAGACAACGGACGCAGGCAACGCCAGATACCTCGCTCAAACCAGGGAAAGCGAGAAAGATTACAAAGCCGGCATGGCCGACGTGATGAAGAACATGCCCGAGAAGGCCTCCGCGATTCAGTCGGTTCTTGCAAGGTTCGACACTGCCTTCGCAGCCTGTGGCCCGGCGATCGAGTATGCGGCTACAACTACGACGCCGGAAGAAAACATGAAGGCCGCCGCACGCCTCAAGGCGGAATGCGTGCCATTGATGGAAAGCGCGATCGCAGGTCAAGTCAAACTGGTCGACGATCTGCTCGCCGATTCGAAGAGAGTGGCAGATGCCATGACCCTCGAAGCCAGCGCCTCAATCAATACCGTGCTGATTTCGGCCGGTGCGGGACTTTTGCTCAGCCTTGTCGGGGGGATGTGGATCGGCATCAGTGGGATGTCCCGGCCGATTGTGCGTCTGAAGGCCGCAATGGAGATCCTCGCTCGAAATGATTTTTCGACGGATGTTCCCGGCATGCACCGCCGCGACGAGATTGGCGAGATGGCCCGGAGCGTTGAAGTGTTCAAGGTGAATGGACTCGAAGTCGAGCGCCTGAAAGCCGAGCAGCAGGCGATCGAAAAGCAAACCGCCGCGCAGCGCAAGGCAGAGATGATGAAGCTTGCTGCTGGCTTCGAAGCAGCCGTGGGCGAGATCGTCGAAACCGTCTCGTCGGCGTCCACCGAGCTCGAAGCCTCTGCCAGCACGCTGACGGCAACCGCCGAACGCGCCCAGCAGGTGACGACCATGGTGGCCGCGGCCTCGGAAGAGGCGTCCACCAATGTCCAATCGGTTGCTTCAGCGACGGAAGAGCTGTCCTCTTCCGTCAACGAGATTAGCCGTCAGGTACAGGCATCGGCGCGGATGGCCGGCGAGGCCGTCGACCAGGCCCGCGTCACCAACGATCGCGTCAGCGAATTGTCTAAGGCGGCGGCCCGCATCGGCGACGTCGTCGAACTCATCAACACCATCGCCGGGCAAACCAATTTGTTGGCGCTCAACGCCACCATCGAGGCGGCGCGCGCCGGCGAAGCTGGCCGCGGCTTTGCTGTCGTGGCGTCGGAGGTAAAGGCGCTGGCCGAGCAGACCGCCAAGGCCACCGGCGAGATCGGCCAGCAGATCACCGGCATCCAGGGCGCCACCCAGGAGTCGGTCAGTGCGATCAAGGAGATCAGCGGCACCATCGAACGGCTGGCCGAGATCGCTTCGACGATCGCGGCCGCCGTGGAAGAGCAGGGCGCCGCCACTCAGGAAATCTCTCGCAACGTGCAGCAGGCGGCCGAAGGCACCCAGCAGGTCTCCGCCAACATCACCGACGTGCAGCGCGGCGCCGGCGAGACCGGCTCAGCCTCCGCGCAGGTGCTCTCAGCGGCGCAGTCGCTCTCCGCCAACAGCAATCGCCTCAAGCTCGAGGTCGGCAAGTTCCTCGATACGGTGCGGGCGGCGTAGGGGCGGCGCGGCTTCCAAAATAGGGGAGGGGCAGAGTTACTCCTTCGTCATGCTCGGGCTTGTCCCGGGCATCCACGTCTTACTTGCGTGTGGCGCCAAAGACGTGGATGGCCGGGACAAGCCCGGTCATGACGGAGCAGGACCGTCAGCTCACCCGCCACTCCAGCACGCCATCATCAGCGGCGACGATCGCGCCGACCGTCCCCACCGGCGTCTGGTCCATGTTCAGCAAATGCTTCAGCGTCTTCTCGTCATTGGCGGGGATGCGGGCCAGCGCCCGCGCGTCGGCCTCGGTGCGCAGCATCACTACGCCATGCTCGACGTCGCCCTTGGCCTTGTAGATCACGGTGAAGCTCTCGACCTTGCCCTTGCCCGAGGCCTCCGTGACGAACTCCGGTACCCTGCCGCGGTTGCGGTCGGCCTCGGCCTGGACGCTGGTGTCCTGTTTGAGAGTCTCTTTCGGCGCCTCGCGCGACAGCACCAGGCCGTGATGCTTGGTAACAAAGCCGCCCTGGCCGTAAAGCAGGCCGAGCTTGCCGCCCTTACGCAGGCTCCGCACCATCGCCACCGCCGCATGCGTCATGTAGGTGTTGAGCGGCGCGCCGAAAAAGGTGAGGCCACCAGTCACCGTCGGCTGCACGCCGGCACCCAAACCCAGCGTCCGACGCGCCATCTTGGGCACGCAGGGAAAGCAGCTATAGAGTTCGATCGCGTCGAACTTTTTGCCATCGCCCTCGACGAGGTCCATCACCGCCTTCAGCACGGCGTTCTGCGGGTGGCTCTCATAAAACTGATCGCGCACGAGGTAATCGCGCGGCTCTTCCGCCGAGGCGCCGCCGAGCGGATAGATCAGCCGCTGCTCGGGCACGCCGGCCGCGCGCGCTCTTGCGAGCGACGTCAGCAGGACCGCGGCGCCCATGTTCACGGTTGGATTGGCCACCATCAGCTTTGTATAGGGCCAGGCGATCAGCCGGTTCTCGGGCGTTGGCGTGGTGATTTCGTCCGGCGCAAAACGCCTCTTTAGCCATGAATTTTCATTCTCAGATGCAACCTTCGAGTAGGTCGACCAAAGCGCCCCGGACTCCGCCAGCGCCTCGCGCGGCGTCTGGCCCCAATGCGCCGAGGTGGCGGATTCATACAGGGGGTAGACGGTGATCGGCCTGAATACGCCGAGCTTCACCGCCATCGGTTTCTGGAACGCCGCGCCGCGCTTCGGCTCCTCGACGTCATGGGCGAACGGTGTCCACGGCAGCGAGATGCCGCCGCGCTCGGCCTTGGTCGCGGTCGATTGCGCTTCCGCGCCGCAGACCGCGGCCACGCTGCACTCGCCGCGCGCGATGCGTTGCGCCGCTTCGTGAATGTAGCGGATCGGGCTCTCGCCACCGACCGGCCCGTAGTAGCAATGCGCCGGATTGGCGCCGAGCCGCGCCGCCAATTGCTTCTCCGGGTCGAGGTAGCGCCAGCTCAGGAAATTGACCACGTCGAGCGAGCCGAGATCGCCGAGCAGCTTTGCGCCACTATCGGCTTCCGCACGCCGCACCGCCAGTTCGAGCAGTGCCATCGGCTCGAGGCCATCAGCGATATCCTTGGGCCGGTCGACGATTTCGCCGACGCCGACGATGACGGGAATGCGGTCTTCGGGGAGGGAAGTGCTTGGCATTTTTCCTTGTTTCGCTTTCTGGACATTCAAACTAGTAGGGTGGGCAAAGGCGCGTAGCGCCGTGCCCACCATCTAGCGTCTTGCTGGGAGGTGGTGGGCACGCTTCGCTTTGCCCACCCTACGGGAGTTTCGCAATCACTCCTCCATCAGCATATTCATGTGCTCCACCGCATCGGCAAAATCTTCCTTGAACTCCTGCACCACCGCGCCGGCCGATTTCACACTGTCGATCAGGCCGACGCCCTGTCCGACAAAGTAGCTGACGAGATCGCGCGCCTGCGCATTGCCGGCCGCGGCGGCGCGGTCGATCGAGTTGAAGGCGTCGCGGCTGATGATGCTTTGCAGCGGCATCGGCAACGCGCCGGGGCTGTCCGGTCCGCGGTCCCACGCATCCGTCCATACCGAGCGCAATTGCCGCGCCGGCTTGCCGGTACGACCCTTGGAGCGCACCGCATCGCGCGAGGAGGCCGCGATCATCTTTTCGCGGAAGATTTCCGTGGTCTCGGATTCCACCGTCGCCAGCCACACCGATCCGGTCCAGGCGCCGGCCGCGCCCATCGCCATGCACGCCGCCATCTGCCGCCCCATCATGATGCCGCCCGCGGCCAGCACCGGCACGTCGCGCACCGGCCTGATCGCCTTGATCACTTCGGGCACCAGCACCATGGTCGAGACCTCGCCGCAATGGCCGCCGGCCTCGGTGCCTTGCGCCACCAAAATATCGACACCGGCTGCGACCTGCCGCAGCGCGTGCTCTTTCGAACCAACCAACGCCGCCACCGGCACGCCATGCTTGCGGCCCATGTCGATCATCTGCTTCGGCGGCACGCCGAGCGCGTTCGCGATCAACTTGATCGGGTGACGGAACGAAACCTCGAGCACATCAAGCGCACGCTGCGCGTCAAACGGCTGCGGCTGGTTGTCGGCGACATTGGTCGTTGTCAATTCGACGCCGTATTTCTTCAGGAGGTTGCGGGTGAAGTCGCGATGCTGCGGCGAGATACGCGCTTCCAGGCTCTTCCAGGTGACGTCCTTTTCACCCGCGGTCGAAATGTTCTCGGGAATCAGCACGTCTAGTCCGTACGGCTTGCCGTCGGCGTGGTCGTCAATCCATTTCAGTTCCTGCTCGATGGTTTCAGGCGAATGCGCAGTCGCGCCCAGCACGCCAAACCCGCCGGCGCGGCTG contains these protein-coding regions:
- a CDS encoding nitronate monooxygenase; translated protein: MKSPICDMLGIEFPLLAFSHCRDVVAAVSRAGGFGVLGATAHSPETIEQELKWIDDHADGKPYGLDVLIPENISTAGEKDVTWKSLEARISPQHRDFTRNLLKKYGVELTTTNVADNQPQPFDAQRALDVLEVSFRHPIKLIANALGVPPKQMIDMGRKHGVPVAALVGSKEHALRQVAAGVDILVAQGTEAGGHCGEVSTMVLVPEVIKAIRPVRDVPVLAAGGIMMGRQMAACMAMGAAGAWTGSVWLATVESETTEIFREKMIAASSRDAVRSKGRTGKPARQLRSVWTDAWDRGPDSPGALPMPLQSIISRDAFNSIDRAAAAGNAQARDLVSYFVGQGVGLIDSVKSAGAVVQEFKEDFADAVEHMNMLMEE
- a CDS encoding helix-turn-helix domain-containing protein translates to MIATDGSDDRRVSLLDELVESEFVKVCRSLDVDRFQSIEGLGDAKSIPIDTKDFAAAFASLKLKSCSVYLQRTFPRILQMHYSTTGAILGFTMDDAASVIINGVEARAPSVLLVKGTATCEIVEQQANLVALVNFASIDDRDWPGDADSAQLIATQPDKCETLRATVRDALTLASHSPNTFAQPNVIEHVEESLLQAVDLAMAAASPTPEAKRLSLSHYLALVRKLDEFVADSIGKTLYSADVARQLGVSVRTLHNAVVAIRGMSMHRYMRLRRLWNVRQQLVHGTPPQSIKAVALTNGFWHMGEFTALYRELFGETPQQTLSAARKQTDDPS
- a CDS encoding acetyl-CoA acetyltransferase; its protein translation is MPSTSLPEDRIPVIVGVGEIVDRPKDIADGLEPMALLELAVRRAEADSGAKLLGDLGSLDVVNFLSWRYLDPEKQLAARLGANPAHCYYGPVGGESPIRYIHEAAQRIARGECSVAAVCGAEAQSTATKAERGGISLPWTPFAHDVEEPKRGAAFQKPMAVKLGVFRPITVYPLYESATSAHWGQTPREALAESGALWSTYSKVASENENSWLKRRFAPDEITTPTPENRLIAWPYTKLMVANPTVNMGAAVLLTSLARARAAGVPEQRLIYPLGGASAEEPRDYLVRDQFYESHPQNAVLKAVMDLVEGDGKKFDAIELYSCFPCVPKMARRTLGLGAGVQPTVTGGLTFFGAPLNTYMTHAAVAMVRSLRKGGKLGLLYGQGGFVTKHHGLVLSREAPKETLKQDTSVQAEADRNRGRVPEFVTEASGKGKVESFTVIYKAKGDVEHGVVMLRTEADARALARIPANDEKTLKHLLNMDQTPVGTVGAIVAADDGVLEWRVS
- a CDS encoding methyl-accepting chemotaxis protein, with product MSWLDSLKIVVKIGLIVAFLGIVMVGETLFAAHRMRAMDDASNDIVTRVDKYTTLATRMGRRAESYISGAFQLAVETTDAGNARYLAQTRESEKDYKAGMADVMKNMPEKASAIQSVLARFDTAFAACGPAIEYAATTTTPEENMKAAARLKAECVPLMESAIAGQVKLVDDLLADSKRVADAMTLEASASINTVLISAGAGLLLSLVGGMWIGISGMSRPIVRLKAAMEILARNDFSTDVPGMHRRDEIGEMARSVEVFKVNGLEVERLKAEQQAIEKQTAAQRKAEMMKLAAGFEAAVGEIVETVSSASTELEASASTLTATAERAQQVTTMVAAASEEASTNVQSVASATEELSSSVNEISRQVQASARMAGEAVDQARVTNDRVSELSKAAARIGDVVELINTIAGQTNLLALNATIEAARAGEAGRGFAVVASEVKALAEQTAKATGEIGQQITGIQGATQESVSAIKEISGTIERLAEIASTIAAAVEEQGAATQEISRNVQQAAEGTQQVSANITDVQRGAGETGSASAQVLSAAQSLSANSNRLKLEVGKFLDTVRAA